The Drosophila bipectinata strain 14024-0381.07 chromosome 2L, DbipHiC1v2, whole genome shotgun sequence genome has a segment encoding these proteins:
- the Pen gene encoding importin subunit alpha gives MNKADSNSRQGSYKSNTINTQDSRMRRHEVTIELRKSKKEDQMFKRRNINDEDLTSPLKELNGQSPVQLSVDEIVAAMNSEDQERQFLGMQSARKMLSRERNPPIDLMIGHGIVPICIRFLQNTTNTMLQFEAAWALTNIASGTSDQTRCVIEHNAVPHFVALLQSKSINLAEQAVWALGNIAGDGASARDIVIHHNVIDGILPLINNETPLSFLRNIVWLMSNLCRNKNPSPPFEQVRRLLPVLSQLLLSQDIQVLADACWALSYVTDDDNNKIQAVVDSDAVPRLVKLLQMDEPSIIVPALRSVGNIVTGTDQQTDVVIAAGGLPRLGLLLQHNKSNIVKEAAWTVSNITAGNQKQIQAVIQAGIFQQLRHVLEKGDFKAQKEAAWAVTNTTTSGTPEQIVDLIEKFKILKPFIDLLDAKDPRTIKVVQTGLSNLFALAEKLGGTENLCLMVEEMGGLDKLEALQQHENEEVYKKAYAIIDTYFSNGDDAVEQELAPQEVNGALEFSTTQPKAPEGGYTF, from the exons ACATCAACGACGAGGATCTCACCTCGCCCCTCAAGGAGCTGAATGGGCAGTCCCCGGTACAGCTATCGGTGGACGAGATCGTGGCGGCGATGAACAGCGAGGACCAGGAACGCCAGTTCCTAGGCATGCAGTCCGCCCGCAAGATGCTCAGCCGCGAGCGCAACCCGCCCATTGATCTGATGATTGGACATGGCATCGTTCCCATTTGCATTCGCTTTCTACAGAACACCACCAA CACCATGTTGCAGTTCGAGGCCGCCTGGGCTCTCACCAACATTGCCTCCGGCACCTCCGACCAGACCCGCTGTGTCATAGAGCACAACGCCGTACCGCACTTCGTAGCTCTGCTCCAGTCGAAGTCGATCAATCTGGCCGAGCAGGCGGTCTGGGCTCTGGGAAATATTGCCGGCGACGGCGCCAGTGCCCGCGACATTGTTATCCATCACAACGTGATCGATGGCATTCTGCCACTGATCAACAACGAGACTCCACTCTCTTTTCTGCGCAACATCGTCTGGTTGATGTCGAATCTGTGCCGCAACAAGAACCCGTCGCCGCCGTTTGAGCAGGTGCGGCGTCTGTTGCCAGTCCTATCGCAACTGTTGCTCAGCCAGGACATCCAGGTGCTGGCCGACGCCTGCTGGGCCCTGTCCTATGTCACCGACGATGACAACAACAAGATCCAGGCAGTGGTCGACTCTGATGCCGTGCCACGCCTGGTGAAGCTACTTCAAATGGATGAACCAAGCATCATAGTCCCAGCTCTTCGTAGTGTGGGCAACATTGTGACTGGAACAGATCAACAG ACTGATGTGGTTATTGCCGCCGGAGGATTACCCAGACTGGGTCTTCTCTTGCAACACAACAAGAGCAACATTGTCAAGGAGGCAGCCTGGACAGTCAGCAACATCACGGCTGGCAATCAAAAGCAGATTCAGGCCGTCATCCAGGCTGGCATCTTCCAGCAGCTGCGCCATGTGCTGGAGAAGGGCGACTTCAAGGCCCAAAAGGAAGCGGCTTGGGCTGTGACCAACACCACCACATCTGGCACTCCCGAGCAGATTGTGGATTTGattgaaaagtttaaaatccTTAAGCCATTCATTGATTTACTGGACGCCAAGGATCCGCGCACCATCAAGGTGGTCCAGACCGGTCTCTCCAATCTTTTCGCTCTGGCCGAGAAGCTGGGCGGAACCGAGAACCTGTGCCTAATGGTCGAAGAGATGGGCGGCCTGGACAAGCTGGAGGCGTTGCAACAGCATGAGAACGAAGAGGTCTACAAGAAGGCCTATGCCATAATAGACACCTACTTCAGTAACGGCGACGACGCGGTTGAGCAGGAGCTGGCCCCCCAGGAGGTTAACGGGGCCCTCGAATTCAGCACCACCCAGCCCAAGGCCCCCGAGGGTGGCTATACCTTCTAG
- the Spn31A gene encoding serine protease inhibitor 42Dd: MSEVPNSTIPAHDSKLGAEIFHSISSSFADQNVVISPLLLEATLALLYLGSDGATAEELQKLLRLKERFPSNAKMANFFASELANITGDPDTRIQLRNHLLVQPSAGAGSGIAEDFQKIAQTYFHATAESIDLEQTEKLRRHITEQILSAVGGGSWQQLQVEGSPLAKILLLLAANLQSKWFLPFSAYRTGLYEFHSGSNPEQAKSVAMLFDDDMFVKFAELRDLNARAIELPYEHAEELSMLLILPNQRDGLPELEKQLRSQDLGELQQRMQMEGVQVLLPKFSIDFECSLRQPLKQLGFEQIFSASADFKHLHPTGSLPVADVLQKLRINLNESGSGSEQPRVAAEYKPIVISNSSRQKFFRADHPFFFAIRSENVTYLMGHVVGF; the protein is encoded by the exons ATGAGTGAAGTCCCGAACTCAACTATCCCCGCCCATGATTCCAAACTTGGGGCCGAGATCTTTCACAGCATATCTAGTAGCTTCGCCGATCAGAATGTGGTCATATCCCCACTCCTGTTGGAAGCCACTCTGGCCCTACTCTACCTGGGATCCGATGGAGCCACCGCTGAGGAGTTACAGAAGCTGTTGCGATTGAAGGAACGCTTCCCCAGCAACGCCAAAATGGCCAACTTCTTTGCCTCCGAACTGGCCAACATCACAGGAGATCCGGATACTAGAATTCAGCTGAGGAATCACTTACTTGTCCAGCCTTCTGCTGGTGCGGGATCTGGCATAGCTGAGGACTTCCAAAAGATTGCCCAGACGTATTTCCATGCCACAGCCGAAAGCATCGACCTGGAGCAGACGGAGAAGCTGCGACGCCATATCACCGAACAGATTCTTTCCGCCGTAGGAGGTGGCAGTTGGCAGCAACTCCAGGTGGAGGGCAGTCCTCTGGCCAAAattctgctcctgctggcCGCGAATCTCCAGAGCAAGTGGTTCCTTCCCTTTAGTGCCTACAGAACGGGACTGTACGAATTCCACAGTGGCAGTAATCCGGAGCAGGCCAAGTCGGTGGCCATGCTCTTCGACGACGACATGTTCGTAAAGTTCGCAGAGCTCCGAGATCTGAACGCCCGCGCCATCGAACTGCCCTACGAGCACGCCGAGGAGCTGTCCATGCTGCTCATCCTGCCTAACCAGCGTGATGGCCTGCCAGAGCTGGAGAAGCAGCTGCGTAGCCAGGACCTGGGTGAACTGCAGCAGAGGATGCAGATGGAGGGAGTGCAAGTTCTGCTGCCCAAGTTCAGCATCGATTTCGAGTGCAGTCTCCGCCAGCCCTTGAAGCAG TTGGGCTTTGAACAGATATTTTCGGCTTCGGCGGACTTTAAACACTTGCATCCAACTGGCAGCCTGCCAGTGGCGGATGTTCTCCAGAAGCTGCGTATAAATTTAAACGAGTCTGGCTCCGGATCTGAACAGCCCCGGGTGGCAGCAG AATACAAGCCCATTGTGATCAGCAATTCCTCCCGCCAGAAATTCTTTCGAGCCGACCATCCATTTTTCTTTGCCATTCGGAGCGAGAATGTGACCTACTTGATGGGTCACGTGGTtggattttaa
- the LOC108124411 gene encoding uncharacterized protein isoform X2: MAAEIILRILDKVMQNAQSLNSQQQIKKLQLLTQSAALNRETIAASQLATSTSGNSQKQQQTSPGDSSATLTAQGGDDSGSGANAGEISPGPGSESLPSARGVARGSSNSGATSILTVDEDTLSLDRLNSLRIYMTSVKTLPFNLRIYGEDLFSDQLYMDIGLSSRLLHIMANSTIFASVISYKNLKSFLPKTYYTRGSDPRDSDYVLASRIIQTWLFQSNRSNDNFREPLDLPFEAGHVEIIFQHESVPKSGDWVAVCGHDYKASFDSTWRSDLCITKHLMANITRCICPLSGTYVVMLTKRQQNATPSHAPQRPIFVIASCACCLLQCGSALLILVPIWCNRKCAVTFLKMQFCISTSSVMLIYLLGFMKMLPVNWHAIISSSLASLLLLGISTLIAIALAIHTELVPKKYLQIGSQPETPTKKRQRERERERDRELESLSNITQIRAQSPSSSSGHHQRRPPPSNGSSSKSSCKPSALPTGSAGIRGAIGISWLLPLLFAVAAPLICSIIGKWPRHWWLEVLATGAGGDGEVEIPNDGRTDAEAGEFDGVFYSTHSLLNGDNLLLEMGNGTVPPPTETFFDAASTSTSSISGGSSDSFWSQSEKQLPGVAWSGGSGTSSSSTSASVSAIAAPLTSGLSDLNRIGGGPSTAMSPSLSFVLFVCIDLLFILLFFALFAILMKKLLWLWHKNRNVHTHPLDKFNLALRRRFGLLYRAGVLLLAKLLSDGFFIVYVNSSPDTLWAYPFGISCIILGSAILFCFVIKAESQLRGPPFLGSNGSSQNSSLKQAKFTTSRSSLDENYCTTTTTTTTANVNSPLSFYTNHDKEKENDCGITLSMSNAGHSSSVTAGSLSSSAAGAPPLQAKVGLELSGAPVSGVQLPLTIISTAPRCQAATVAEAAAAAETFLGDHHQALPLSVAPSPDTRCCAILGGGTAYDAYTMGMGMGVGMGMGVGGLTGSLGRRTLHQQPTHYRTGPCGEFVGVETLDILQGVAADSIIGIHSSAMMPTAATTSHYVPLQHNPYVDFVPSPLILSMPPPPTISGNLSGAATSTLPTMSLPTQTPKTQKRVTILEPTSRTTFDPLLPTMVAAVVSTSTVTSTATTTAATPTATQSGGGVGGNDATLDRITLDLDYLLNRSDAGDGGVPGGVPPPGPTGSEDGGQQKQ; encoded by the exons ATGGCCGCGGAGATAATACTGCGCATCCTGGATAAAGTCATGCAGAATGCTCAATCCTTGAACAGTCAACAG CAAATTAAAAAGCTGCAGCTGCTAACGCAGTCGGCGGCCCTCAACCGCGAGACCATAGCGGCCTCCCAATTGGCCACATCCACCAGCGGCAATAGCCAGAAGCAACAACAGACATCACCAGGTGACAGCTCAGCCACGTTGACCGCACAGGGGGGCGATGACAGCGGGTCAGGCGCCAATGCCGGAGAGATTTCCCCAGGACCCGGGTCCGAGAGTCTGCCGTCAGCCCGGGGTGTGGCCAGGGGGAGCAGTAACAGTGGAGCCACTAGCATTCTGACTGTCGATGAGGACACCCTGTCCCTGGACCGACTCAACTCTCTCCGCATTTACATGACGTCTGTGAAAACGCTGCCGTTTAACTTACGCATTTATGG GGAGGATTTGTTCTCGGATCAACTCTACATGGACATTGGGCTCTCGTCCCGTCTGCTGCATATCATGGCCAATTCTACGATATTCGCCTCGGTCATCTCCTACAAGAACCTAAAGAGTTTCCTGCCCAAAACCTACTACACACGCGGCAG TGACCCCAGGGACTCGGACTATGTGCTGGCATCCCGCATCATTCAGACCTGGCTGTTTCAATCCAATCGCTCCAATGACAATTTCCGCGAACCCCTCGATTTGCCATTCGAAGCCGGCCATGTGGAGATTATATTCCAGCACGAAAGTGTCCCTAAATCCGGGGATTGGGTGGCCGTTTGTGG GCACGACTACAAGGCCTCCTTCGACTCCACCTGGCGTTCGGACCTCTGCATCACCAAACACCTGATGGCGAACATAACGCGATGCATCTGCCCGCTGTCCGGAACCTACGTGGTCATGCTCACCAAGCGCCAGCAAAAT GCCACGCCATCGCATGCCCCGCAGCGTCCCATCTTCGTGATCGCCAGctgcgcctgctgccttctcCAATGCGGATCCGCGCTCCTCATCCTGGTGCCCATCTGGTGCAATCGCAAGTGCGCCGTCACGTTCCTCAAGATGCAGTTCTGCATCTCCACGTCGAGTGTGATGCTCATTTACTTGCTGGGCTTTATGAAGATGCTTCCAGTG AACTGGCACGCCATCATTAGCAGCTCCCTGGCgtcgctgctgttgctgggcaTCTCGACCCTGATTGCGATTGCCTTGGCCATCCACACGGAGCTGGTGCCGAAGAAGTATCTGCAAATTGGCAGCCAGCCGGAGACGCCCACGAAGAAGCGCCAACGAGAGCGGGAGCGGGAACGTGACCGCGAACTCGAGAGTCTTAGCAATATCACACAGATACGGGCTCAGTCGCCCAGCTCGTCCTCGGGGCACCACCAGCGCCGCCCACCACCATCCAACGGTTCCTCCTCCAAGTCCTCCTGCAAACCATCCGCCCTGCCAACCGGATCGGCTGGAATCCGCGGCGCCATCGGCATCAGCTGGCTGCTGCCCCTGCTCTTCGCGGTGGCCGCCCCACTAATCTGCAGCATCATCGGCAAGTGGCCACGCCACTGGTGGCTGGAGGTCCTCGCTACGGGCGCCGGCGGCGATGGGGAAGTGGAGATCCCCAACGATGGCAGAACGGATGCGGAGGCCGGCGAGTTCGATGGCGTCTTCTATTCAACGCACTCGTTACTCAATGGCGATAATTTACTGCTCGAGATGGGAAATGGAACGGTCCCACCGCCCACGGAGACATTCTTCGATGCGGCGTCCACATCAACGTCATCAATCAGTGGCGGGAGCAGTGACAGCTTTTGGTCGCAGTCGGAGAAGCAGTTGCCAGGAGTAGCTTGGAGCGGCGGTAGTGGCACCTCCTCCAGCTCCACTTCCGCTTCAGTTTCTGCGATAGCTGCGCCTCTAACTTCCGGCTTGAGTGACTTGAACAGAATCGGAGGAGGGCCTTCAACAGCAATGTCGCCTTCTTTGAGCTTCGTCCTGTTCGTCTGCATCGATTTGCTCTTTATCCTGCTCTTCTTTGCCCTGTTTGCCATTTTAATGAAGAAACTTTTGTGGTTGTGGCACAAGAATCGCAATGTGCATACGCATCCGTTGGATAAATTCAATCTGGCTTTGCGCCGGCG ATTTGGATTGCTCTACCGAGCTGGTGTCCTGCTCCTGGCCAAGCTGCTCAGCGACGGATTCTTCATCGTTTATGTTAATTCATCGCCGGATACTTTGTGGGCATATCCGTTTGGCATATCGTGCATAATATTG GGCTCGGCCATCCTCTTCTGTTTTGTCATCAAGGCGGAGAGCCAGCTGCGTGGCCCACCGTTCCTCGGAAGCAACGGAAGCAGCCAGAACAGCTCCCTCAAGCAGGCCAAGTTCACCACGAGCAGGAGCAGCCTGGATGAGAACTactgcaccaccaccacgacGACAACGACGGCGAACGTCAACAGTCCACTTAGCT TCTACACCAATCACGACAAGGAGAAGGAGAACGACTGTGGCATCACGTTGTCAATGTCAAATGCAGGACACTCGTCCTCGGTAACAGCCGGATCCTTGTCCTCGTCCGCAGCCGGTGCCCCGCCCCTCCAAGCTAAGGTGGGCCTCGAGCTGTCCGGAGCACCGGTGTCCGGGGTTCAGTTGCCGCTGACAATCATCTCCACGGCGCCGCGTTGCCAGGCGGCGACTGTGGCAGAGGCAGCTGCTGCGGCGGAGACCTTCCTTGGCGACCATCATCAGGCACTGCCCCTGTCCGTGGCCCCCTCGCCGGACACCCGTTGCTGTGCCATTTTGGGCGGAGGAACTGCTTACGATGCATACACCATGGGCATGGGGATGGGCGTAGGCATGGGCATGGGCGTGGGTGGGCTCACAGGAAGCCTGGGCAGAAGGACGCTGCATCAGCAGCCGACACATTACCGTACGGGACCATGTGGAGAGTTTGTGGGCGTTGAGACACTCGACATACTACAGGGCGTGGCAGCAG ATAGTATAATTGGAATTCACAGCAGTGCAATGATGCCAACAGCCGCCACTACTTCTCATTACGTTCCCCTGCAGCATAATCCCTACGTGGACTTTGTGCCCAGCCCCCTAATCCTGAGCATGCCGCCGCCTCCCACCATAAGCGGCAACTTGAGTGGTGCGGCAACATCGACACTACCCACAATGTCCTTACCGACGCAAACACCCAAGACGCAGAAGCGTGTGACCATCCTGGAGCCCACCTCCCGCACCACATTCGACCCCTTGCTGCCCACCATGGTGGCGGCTGTGGTCTCCACATCAACGGTGACCAGCACGGCGACCACAACCGCCGCCACACCCACTGCCACCCAGAGTGGAGGAGGGGTTGGTGGCAACGATGCGACCCTGGATCGCATCACCCTCGATCTGGACTACCTGCTGAATAGGTCGGATGCCGGGGATGGGGGGGTGCCAGGAGGAGTGCCGCCCCCAGGACCTACCGGCAGCGAGGACGGTGGTCAGCAGAAACAATAG